Proteins from one Streptomyces genisteinicus genomic window:
- a CDS encoding phosphatase PAP2 family protein has product MRTDIFARLDREPEPPKIEIPRMSRTRLALFGGTSAFYAAIVVAVLASTWLVALDWKLMLFRPYEQWPEQHAFLDYFVVLGQRGPTAVMVAAWLGWRSWRQHTLRPLLALGAALLLLNLTVGAVKIGLGRLGPHYATQIGSAEMFAGGDIFPSGHTANAVVTWGILAYLATTPRARRYLSALSAVVSLGVGLTTVYLGTHWLSDVLLGWAAGLLILLALPWCEPLIGRAEAWILDLRDRWRSRRALTPSRPVAAGGPRPGLVPQRDPAPQPEGGAPHEPVAVAGTAAARPSGSAATTRTATHSSPRAHAMRSERSPVTPTGSRRPPHSRPPVGG; this is encoded by the coding sequence GTGCGTACCGACATCTTTGCCCGGCTGGACCGGGAGCCGGAACCGCCGAAGATAGAGATCCCGCGGATGAGCCGCACACGTCTCGCCCTCTTCGGCGGGACGTCGGCGTTCTACGCGGCCATCGTCGTCGCCGTGCTGGCGTCGACGTGGCTCGTGGCCCTCGACTGGAAGCTGATGCTGTTCCGGCCCTACGAGCAGTGGCCCGAACAGCACGCCTTCCTCGACTACTTCGTGGTGCTCGGCCAGCGCGGCCCGACGGCCGTGATGGTGGCGGCATGGCTGGGCTGGCGCTCCTGGCGCCAGCACACCCTCAGGCCCCTCCTGGCGCTCGGCGCGGCCCTGCTGCTGCTGAACCTCACGGTGGGCGCGGTCAAGATCGGACTCGGCCGGCTCGGCCCCCACTACGCGACACAGATCGGCTCGGCCGAGATGTTCGCGGGCGGCGATATATTCCCTTCCGGTCACACCGCGAACGCCGTGGTCACCTGGGGCATCCTGGCCTACCTCGCCACCACGCCGAGGGCGCGGCGCTATCTGTCGGCCCTGTCCGCCGTGGTCTCGCTCGGGGTGGGGCTCACCACCGTGTACCTGGGCACGCACTGGCTGAGCGACGTGCTCCTCGGCTGGGCGGCGGGGCTGCTGATCCTGCTGGCGCTGCCGTGGTGCGAGCCGCTGATCGGGCGCGCCGAGGCCTGGATCCTCGACCTGCGGGACCGGTGGCGTTCCCGCCGGGCGCTCACGCCGTCGCGGCCCGTGGCCGCCGGCGGCCCGCGGCCCGGGCTCGTGCCGCAGCGGGACCCGGCGCCGCAGCCCGAGGGCGGCGCACCGCACGAGCCGGTCGCCGTGGCCGGGACCGCCGCGGCGCGGCCGTCCGGATCGGCGGCGACCACGCGGACGGCGACGCACTCGTCCCCGCGGGCGCACGCGATGCGGTCCGAGCGCTCGCCGGTCACCCCGACCGGCAGCAGGCGCCCGCCCCACTCCCGGCCGCCCGTCGGCGGCTGA
- a CDS encoding helix-turn-helix transcriptional regulator translates to MLETSARLLRLLSLLQAHREWSGADLADRLGVTPRTVRRDVDRLRDLGYPVDASPGTGGGYRLGAGAELPPLLLDDDEAVAVAVGLRTAAGQGIEGIGETSVRALAKLEQVLPNRLRRRVSALNAFTVPMLRGRRGPVVDPALLTELAHACRDGELLRFEYLDHNGTATRRTAEPHRLVCTEHRWYLVAWDVDRAGWRTFRTDRITPKPPHGPRFAPRTPPADDLAAYVSRGVSLQAYAARAVLSLHTSAERAAEVIGPSDGVLEAVDDTRCVLRTGAPDLDVLVIHVMLLGVDFEVVEPPELTDRIRTMRDRLSRALASGGEAPRPADDGDPVREP, encoded by the coding sequence ATGTTGGAGACCTCGGCACGTCTGCTGCGCCTGCTGTCCCTGTTGCAGGCCCACCGCGAATGGTCGGGCGCGGATCTCGCCGACCGGCTCGGTGTCACCCCGCGCACGGTGCGGCGGGACGTCGACCGGCTGCGCGATCTCGGTTACCCGGTCGACGCCAGTCCCGGCACGGGCGGCGGCTACCGGCTCGGAGCGGGGGCGGAGCTGCCGCCGCTGCTGCTCGACGACGACGAGGCCGTCGCGGTGGCGGTCGGGCTGCGCACCGCGGCCGGTCAGGGCATCGAGGGCATCGGCGAGACGTCCGTACGGGCGCTCGCCAAGCTGGAGCAGGTGCTGCCGAACCGGCTGCGCCGCCGGGTGAGCGCGCTCAACGCCTTCACCGTCCCCATGCTGCGGGGCCGCCGGGGTCCGGTGGTCGACCCGGCGCTGCTGACCGAGCTGGCCCACGCCTGCCGCGACGGCGAGCTGCTGCGCTTCGAGTACCTGGACCACAACGGGACGGCGACCCGGCGCACGGCCGAGCCGCACCGGCTGGTCTGCACCGAGCACCGCTGGTACCTCGTCGCCTGGGACGTGGACCGGGCCGGCTGGCGCACCTTCCGTACCGACCGGATCACCCCGAAGCCCCCGCACGGACCGCGGTTCGCCCCCCGCACCCCGCCGGCGGACGACCTCGCCGCCTACGTCTCCCGGGGCGTCTCCCTCCAGGCGTACGCGGCGCGTGCGGTGCTCTCGCTGCACACCTCCGCCGAGCGGGCGGCGGAGGTCATCGGCCCGTCGGACGGGGTCCTCGAAGCGGTGGACGACACCCGCTGCGTGCTGCGTACGGGCGCGCCCGACCTGGACGTGCTGGTGATCCACGTGATGCTGCTCGGCGTCGACTTCGAGGTGGTCGAGCCACCGGAGCTGACGGACCGGATCAGGACCATGCGCGACCGGCTCTCCCGTGCGCTGGCCTCCGGCGGCGAGGCGCCCCGCCCGGCCGATGATGGGGATCCTGTGAGGGAGCCGTGA
- a CDS encoding glycosyltransferase has translation MRLSFLLHNAYGFGGTIRSTFNLAEALAGRHEVEIVSVFRHRDRPGMGAPRGVTLRHLVDLRENSPGFDGADPLAARPAKVFPRGDGRHCQYSRLTDERIADHLASLRSDVVVGTRSGLNVHIARQTARGVVRVGQEHLTVGGHSLRLRREIGYRYAALDAVTTVTEADARAYRESFSLPGVRILAVPGSVPEPPVEPADGSAKWVVAAGRLTRVKRFDVLIEAFARVVEVRPDWRLRIYGGADATGNEKEALRRLVDERGLHGHVLLMGPASPLEAEWVKGSVAAVTSSQESFGMTIVEAMRCGLPVVSTDCPHGPGEIIEDGVDGLLVPVGDTGAVAGALLELIQDDGLRRRAGKAALAASARFDPARIAERHEALFTELLDAGAADRTASGARETIHRGAGAVYDGVYALRHRVAAVARGRRGR, from the coding sequence ATGCGCCTGTCGTTTCTGCTGCACAACGCCTACGGGTTCGGCGGGACCATCCGTTCGACGTTCAATCTGGCCGAGGCGCTCGCGGGCCGCCACGAGGTGGAGATCGTCTCGGTGTTCCGGCACCGGGACCGGCCGGGCATGGGAGCGCCCCGGGGGGTGACGCTCCGCCACCTCGTCGACCTGCGCGAGAACAGTCCCGGTTTCGACGGCGCGGACCCGCTCGCCGCACGGCCCGCGAAGGTCTTCCCGCGGGGCGACGGGCGCCACTGCCAGTACAGCCGCCTGACCGACGAGCGGATCGCGGACCACCTCGCCTCGCTGCGCTCCGACGTCGTCGTCGGCACCCGCTCCGGTCTCAACGTCCACATCGCCCGGCAGACGGCGCGCGGGGTGGTCCGCGTGGGGCAGGAGCACCTGACCGTCGGCGGCCACAGCCTGAGGCTGCGCCGCGAGATCGGCTACCGCTACGCGGCACTGGACGCGGTCACCACGGTCACGGAGGCCGACGCCCGCGCCTACCGGGAGTCGTTCAGCCTGCCCGGTGTGCGCATCCTGGCGGTGCCGGGCAGTGTGCCCGAGCCGCCGGTGGAGCCGGCCGACGGCTCGGCGAAGTGGGTGGTGGCCGCCGGCCGGCTGACCCGGGTCAAGCGGTTCGACGTGCTCATCGAGGCGTTCGCGCGGGTCGTCGAGGTCCGGCCGGACTGGCGGCTGCGCATCTACGGCGGAGCCGACGCGACCGGGAACGAGAAGGAGGCCCTGCGCCGGCTCGTCGACGAGCGGGGGCTGCACGGCCATGTGCTGCTGATGGGCCCGGCCAGCCCGCTGGAGGCGGAGTGGGTCAAGGGGTCGGTCGCGGCCGTGACCTCCTCGCAGGAGTCGTTCGGCATGACCATCGTGGAGGCCATGCGGTGCGGCCTGCCCGTCGTCTCCACCGACTGCCCCCACGGCCCCGGAGAGATCATCGAGGACGGCGTCGACGGGCTGCTGGTGCCGGTCGGCGACACCGGTGCCGTCGCCGGCGCGCTGCTGGAGCTGATCCAGGACGACGGCCTGCGCCGCCGGGCGGGGAAGGCGGCGCTCGCCGCCTCCGCGCGGTTCGACCCGGCGAGGATCGCCGAGCGGCACGAGGCCCTGTTCACCGAACTCCTCGACGCGGGGGCAGCCGACCGGACCGCGAGCGGGGCGCGCGAGACGATCCACCGCGGCGCGGGTGCCGTGTACGACGGCGTGTACGCCCTGCGGCACCGCGTCGCCGCGGTGGCCCGCGGGCGGCGGGGCCGGTAG
- a CDS encoding I78 family peptidase inhibitor, whose amino-acid sequence MGTQPTPRSPSDDTPDAYVGLDAGPAERIARERGWSPVRSLPPGSIITMEYMEGRLNFEVQDGTVLRCWKG is encoded by the coding sequence ATGGGAACCCAACCGACGCCCCGTTCACCGTCCGACGACACGCCCGACGCCTACGTCGGCCTCGACGCCGGCCCGGCCGAGCGGATCGCCCGCGAGCGCGGCTGGTCGCCGGTGCGGTCGCTGCCGCCCGGATCGATCATCACCATGGAGTACATGGAGGGCCGGCTCAACTTCGAGGTGCAGGACGGGACCGTCCTGCGCTGCTGGAAGGGCTGA
- a CDS encoding MFS transporter, translated as MSVTANAGARLRSVGGGANRWVVLFVLCVSLLLVALDATVLHVAVPAVTEDLRPGGVELLWIVDAYPLVCASLLIMFGTLGDRVGRRRLLLLGYAVFGVASAFAAFAPTPEVLIAARVLLGTGGAMIMPATLSILRDVFPDRRERATAIGVWTAVAAVGAATGPVLGGFLVEHFWWGSVFLINIPLMALILPAGKWLLPESRGDSEGPWDVLGALMAAGGVLGLVLGVKRLGAGDGLLDPGATGPLLAGGLLLLLFVRRQRRRRHPLIDMGMFSRAAFTTSVGCIVLAMLALVGLELIAVQYLQLILGLSPLETGLRLLPLTFAAMAAGATGSYTLSRVGPRRMVGCGFVLTAAAVLLLVMMGQHDRPLLLTAGFVLLGFGLQTTLFAAYESMLSEAPAEQAGGAAAIGETSYQLGAGMGIALLGSVMNAAYGPSVAGLAGVPRSASEAASHSLGEAYQEAERIGGAAGELLHATARHAFVHGLHVTLVVSAGLLLLGAVAALRLPRRMEAAGAAQDEAVSPAAGEPAACESRPPVSGGAAGAVPGARHSGGAENRGGAGAVPGSRRSGAGAPGPESAPAGTPPGRRTPGAEERERAEAAGSGRTAH; from the coding sequence ATGTCGGTGACGGCCAACGCCGGGGCACGCCTGCGCTCCGTCGGCGGCGGCGCCAACCGCTGGGTCGTCCTCTTCGTCCTGTGCGTCAGCCTGCTGCTGGTCGCCCTCGACGCGACCGTGCTGCACGTCGCCGTCCCCGCCGTCACCGAGGACCTGCGTCCCGGCGGTGTCGAGCTGCTGTGGATCGTCGACGCCTACCCGCTCGTGTGCGCCTCGCTGCTGATCATGTTCGGCACGCTCGGCGACCGGGTCGGGCGCAGGCGGCTGCTCCTCCTCGGCTACGCCGTCTTCGGCGTCGCGTCGGCGTTCGCGGCGTTCGCGCCGACCCCCGAGGTGCTCATCGCCGCACGGGTCCTGCTCGGCACGGGCGGCGCGATGATCATGCCCGCGACCCTGTCGATCCTGCGCGACGTCTTCCCCGACCGGCGCGAGCGGGCCACCGCGATCGGCGTCTGGACCGCGGTGGCCGCCGTGGGCGCCGCGACCGGGCCGGTGCTCGGCGGCTTCCTGGTGGAGCACTTCTGGTGGGGCTCGGTCTTCCTGATCAACATCCCGCTGATGGCGCTCATCCTGCCCGCGGGGAAGTGGCTGCTGCCCGAGTCGCGCGGCGACAGCGAGGGGCCGTGGGACGTGCTCGGCGCGCTCATGGCCGCCGGCGGGGTGCTCGGCCTGGTCCTCGGGGTGAAGCGGCTGGGCGCGGGCGACGGACTGCTCGACCCGGGGGCGACCGGGCCGCTGCTGGCCGGAGGTCTGCTGCTCCTGCTGTTCGTGCGGCGACAGCGGCGGCGCAGGCACCCCCTCATCGACATGGGGATGTTCTCGCGTGCCGCCTTCACCACGTCGGTCGGCTGCATCGTGCTCGCCATGCTGGCCCTGGTCGGCCTGGAGCTGATCGCCGTCCAGTACCTCCAGCTGATCCTCGGGCTCAGCCCGCTGGAGACGGGCCTGCGCCTGCTGCCGCTGACCTTCGCCGCGATGGCCGCGGGGGCCACCGGCTCGTACACCCTGAGCCGCGTCGGGCCCCGCCGGATGGTCGGCTGCGGGTTCGTGCTGACCGCGGCCGCGGTGCTGCTGCTCGTCATGATGGGCCAGCACGACAGGCCCCTGCTGCTCACGGCCGGTTTCGTGCTGCTCGGCTTCGGTCTCCAGACCACCCTGTTCGCGGCCTACGAGTCGATGCTCAGCGAGGCCCCGGCGGAGCAGGCCGGCGGCGCCGCCGCCATCGGCGAGACCTCGTACCAGCTGGGCGCCGGCATGGGCATCGCCCTGCTCGGCAGCGTGATGAACGCCGCGTACGGGCCCTCGGTCGCCGGTCTCGCCGGGGTGCCGCGCTCCGCGAGCGAGGCCGCGTCCCACTCGCTCGGCGAGGCGTACCAGGAGGCGGAGCGGATCGGCGGCGCGGCGGGCGAACTGCTGCACGCGACCGCCCGGCACGCCTTCGTCCACGGTCTGCACGTCACGCTGGTCGTCAGCGCGGGGCTGCTGCTGCTCGGCGCGGTGGCCGCGCTGCGGCTGCCGCGGCGCATGGAGGCGGCCGGCGCGGCGCAGGACGAGGCCGTGTCCCCGGCGGCCGGTGAGCCCGCCGCGTGCGAGTCCCGCCCGCCGGTGTCCGGCGGCGCCGCGGGCGCGGTCCCCGGCGCGCGGCACTCCGGCGGCGCGGAGAACCGCGGAGGGGCCGGCGCGGTGCCCGGGTCCCGGCGTTCCGGCGCCGGTGCTCCCGGTCCGGAGTCCGCGCCGGCCGGTACGCCGCCCGGCCGGCGGACGCCGGGTGCCGAGGAGCGCGAGCGCGCCGAAGCCGCCGGGTCTGGACGCACGGCACACTGA
- a CDS encoding cell division protein SepF, translating into MGSVRKASAWLGLVEDDGRYYDDEYAEGQEAGDAWVTDPRVRVASESASQEGRRIATVSPDGFRDARGIGELFRDGVPVIVNLTSMEPGDAKRVVDFAAGLCFGLRGSIERVATRVFLLTPADTQIVSGDPSGRAQDGFFNQS; encoded by the coding sequence ATGGGTTCGGTACGCAAGGCGAGCGCCTGGCTGGGACTCGTCGAGGACGACGGGCGTTACTACGACGACGAGTACGCCGAGGGTCAGGAGGCGGGTGACGCATGGGTCACCGACCCCCGGGTACGCGTGGCCTCCGAATCCGCGTCGCAGGAGGGACGCCGGATCGCGACCGTCTCCCCGGACGGGTTCCGGGACGCCCGCGGCATCGGCGAGCTGTTCCGTGACGGCGTCCCCGTCATCGTGAACCTGACCTCGATGGAGCCCGGTGACGCGAAGCGGGTGGTCGACTTCGCCGCGGGGCTCTGCTTCGGTCTGCGCGGATCGATCGAGCGGGTGGCCACGCGGGTGTTCCTGCTCACCCCCGCCGACACGCAGATCGTCAGCGGGGACCCCTCCGGCCGCGCGCAGGACGGCTTCTTCAACCAGAGCTGA
- a CDS encoding acyl-CoA dehydrogenase family protein — translation MSAPSKPPAFDPADPLGLDDLLDAEELAVRDTVRGWAADRVLPGIADWYERGELPGIRELARELGSIGALGMSLDGYGCAGASAVQYGLACLELEAADSGIRSLVSVQGSLAMYAIHRFGSEEQKQRWLPGMAAGEIIGCFGLTEPDHGSDPAGMRTHAKREGSDWVLTGRKMWITNGSVAGVAVVWAQTDDGIRGFVVPTDSPGFSAPEIRHKWSLRASVTSELVMDGVRLPADAVLPEVTGLRGPLSCLSHARYGIVWGSMGAARASFEAALDYARTREQFGRPIGGFQLTQAKLADMAVELHKGILLAHHLGRRMDAGRLRPEQVSFGKLNNVREAIEICRTARTILGANGISLEYPVMRHATNLESVLTYEGTVEMHQLVLGKALTGLDAFR, via the coding sequence ATGTCCGCACCCTCGAAGCCCCCCGCCTTCGACCCCGCCGACCCCCTGGGCCTCGACGACCTGCTCGACGCCGAGGAGCTCGCCGTGCGCGACACCGTCCGCGGCTGGGCCGCCGACCGCGTCCTGCCCGGCATCGCCGACTGGTACGAACGCGGCGAGCTGCCGGGCATCCGCGAGCTGGCCCGTGAACTCGGCTCGATCGGCGCTCTCGGGATGTCCCTCGACGGCTACGGCTGCGCCGGGGCGTCCGCGGTCCAGTACGGCCTCGCCTGCCTGGAACTGGAGGCCGCCGACTCGGGCATCCGCTCCCTCGTCTCCGTGCAGGGCTCCCTCGCCATGTACGCGATCCACCGCTTCGGCTCGGAGGAGCAGAAGCAGCGCTGGCTGCCCGGCATGGCGGCCGGCGAGATCATCGGCTGCTTCGGCCTCACCGAACCGGACCACGGCTCCGACCCCGCCGGCATGCGCACCCACGCCAAGCGCGAGGGCTCCGACTGGGTGCTCACCGGCCGCAAGATGTGGATCACCAACGGGTCCGTCGCCGGGGTCGCCGTGGTCTGGGCGCAGACCGACGACGGCATCCGCGGTTTCGTGGTGCCCACCGACAGCCCCGGCTTCTCCGCACCGGAGATCAGGCACAAGTGGTCGCTGCGGGCATCCGTGACCAGCGAGCTGGTGATGGACGGCGTACGGCTGCCCGCCGACGCGGTGCTGCCGGAGGTCACCGGGCTCCGCGGGCCGCTCAGCTGTCTGAGCCACGCCCGCTACGGCATCGTGTGGGGTTCCATGGGGGCCGCGCGGGCGAGTTTCGAGGCGGCGCTCGACTACGCGCGCACCCGCGAGCAGTTCGGCCGGCCGATCGGCGGCTTCCAGCTCACCCAGGCCAAGCTCGCCGACATGGCCGTCGAACTCCACAAGGGCATCCTGCTCGCGCACCACCTCGGCCGGCGCATGGACGCCGGACGGCTGCGACCGGAGCAGGTCAGCTTCGGGAAGCTCAACAACGTGCGCGAGGCGATCGAGATCTGCCGCACCGCCCGCACGATCCTCGGCGCGAACGGGATCTCCCTGGAGTACCCGGTGATGCGGCACGCGACCAACCTCGAATCGGTGCTCACCTACGAGGGCACCGTCGAGATGCACCAGCTGGTCCTGGGCAAGGCGCTCACCGGCCTCGACGCCTTCCGGTAG